Proteins from a genomic interval of Chloroflexota bacterium:
- a CDS encoding ATP-binding cassette domain-containing protein, with protein MAEPILEVQHITKMFGSVIALSDVSAKVFRGEVTCLLGDNGAGKSTLIKILSGVYQQTDGDYFFEGEKVSLNSPREALNMGIATVYQDLSLIPLMPVWRNFFLGSEPEKGWGPFRRYDSDFAKRTVREELGKMGIDIRDPEQPVGTMSGGERQSVAIARAVYFGAKVLILDEPTAALGVKQAGTVLRYIAQAKSRNLGVIFITHNPHHAYAVGDRFIILKRGRTLGNWTRDEITREEMIRSMSGADELEALSHELDRMSYQDEGREEEVAEVEHEIAESLEER; from the coding sequence ATGGCCGAACCAATCCTCGAAGTTCAACACATCACCAAGATGTTTGGCAGTGTGATCGCGCTGAGCGACGTATCGGCCAAAGTATTTCGCGGTGAGGTCACCTGCCTTCTGGGCGACAACGGTGCTGGAAAATCGACACTGATCAAGATTCTTTCCGGCGTATACCAGCAGACCGATGGTGACTACTTCTTCGAAGGGGAGAAGGTATCGCTCAATTCGCCGCGAGAGGCGCTCAACATGGGCATCGCGACCGTCTATCAGGACCTTTCGCTGATTCCGCTGATGCCTGTCTGGCGCAACTTCTTTCTGGGCTCTGAGCCGGAAAAGGGCTGGGGGCCCTTCCGGCGCTACGATAGCGACTTCGCCAAACGAACCGTGCGTGAGGAGCTTGGCAAGATGGGGATCGATATCCGTGATCCCGAACAGCCGGTAGGAACCATGTCCGGTGGCGAACGCCAGTCGGTGGCCATTGCCCGGGCTGTCTACTTCGGTGCCAAGGTGTTGATCCTGGATGAGCCCACGGCGGCGTTGGGTGTGAAACAGGCTGGCACAGTCCTGCGCTACATTGCCCAGGCTAAGTCCCGCAATTTGGGTGTTATCTTCATCACCCACAACCCTCATCATGCCTATGCTGTCGGCGATCGTTTCATTATTCTGAAGCGCGGCAGGACTCTGGGTAACTGGACAAGGGATGAGATTACCCGTGAGGAGATGATCCGCAGTATGTCTGGCGCCGATGAGTTGGAGGCACTCAGCCACGAGTTGGACCGTATGTCCTATCAGGATGAGGGTCGCGAAGAGGAAGTGGCCGAGGTTGAACACGAAATTGCTGAGTCCTTGGAAGAGAGGTAA
- a CDS encoding LacI family DNA-binding transcriptional regulator: MKAKRITRKDVAERAGVSVAVVSYVVNDGPRPVSPETRARVEIAIDELGYYPNELARSLRSRQTSTIGLLIPRLTNPVYAEIAESLQSVCAQEGYLVLAGASGRNQVQEEEFVRMVRAKQVDGVVMIPSHAPMELIWHLQQAHIPVVILEHDLPGIHCIDIDDLNGGLIGTNHLLDMGHRRVGLIKRKPSSANSSQRYDGYRQALEDEGIPFDCTLVVESGAGYTAGCQAMGQLLALPEPPTAVFTHNDVLAIGAMHAIHSAGLLIPENISVVGYDNTISSVYSCPPLTTVKFPKSQMGDLAAHTVLQLARHEEELPARTITLPAELVVRESTAPPP; this comes from the coding sequence ATGAAAGCCAAGCGCATAACCCGCAAAGATGTAGCTGAACGAGCCGGCGTGTCGGTAGCGGTCGTTTCCTATGTGGTCAACGATGGCCCCCGCCCTGTCTCGCCAGAAACTCGAGCCAGAGTAGAAATAGCCATCGACGAGCTGGGCTACTACCCCAATGAACTGGCCCGCAGTCTGCGCTCGCGTCAGACCTCAACTATCGGCCTGCTCATCCCCAGATTGACCAACCCAGTTTATGCAGAGATCGCGGAAAGCTTACAAAGTGTCTGTGCTCAAGAGGGATATCTGGTGCTGGCTGGTGCAAGTGGGCGCAACCAGGTCCAGGAAGAAGAGTTTGTCCGCATGGTTCGCGCCAAACAGGTCGACGGCGTGGTGATGATCCCCAGCCATGCTCCCATGGAACTGATCTGGCACTTGCAACAGGCACACATCCCTGTCGTCATATTGGAACATGATCTGCCAGGAATCCACTGCATTGACATCGATGACCTGAATGGTGGACTCATAGGCACCAACCACCTGCTAGATATGGGACATCGGCGCGTCGGGCTAATCAAGCGAAAACCCTCCAGCGCCAATAGCTCTCAGCGATATGATGGCTATCGGCAGGCTCTGGAGGATGAGGGTATCCCTTTCGACTGCACGCTAGTGGTGGAAAGCGGGGCCGGGTATACCGCAGGCTGCCAGGCGATGGGACAACTACTGGCTTTGCCAGAGCCACCTACCGCGGTTTTTACCCACAACGATGTACTGGCCATCGGTGCTATGCATGCAATCCATAGCGCCGGCCTCTTGATTCCCGAAAACATCTCTGTGGTCGGCTACGACAATACCATCAGCTCAGTCTATTCTTGTCCCCCTCTGACTACTGTGAAATTCCCCAAATCGCAAATGGGCGATCTGGCCGCCCACACCGTGCTGCAATTGGCCCGGCATGAGGAAGAATTGCCGGCTCGCACCATCACACTTCCTGCCGAACTGGTGGTCAGAGAGTCCACTGCACCACCTCCTTGA
- a CDS encoding sugar phosphate isomerase/epimerase family protein: MLLGFHGATTMTSDLQTDIQVSAFAGFKALELWAAKIDRYLEDHPISDLKALLDGHGVAPMAVNSIEFIAFRGAEYAQIQHRCRQLSEIAQAIGCPAVVVVPSPIPSHETTWEAIVEEYVTVLRDLADIAAPYGVKLTFESLGFGWCTVRTPRGAWEIVQKTGRDNVGLTVDCAHFYGGGGLLSELDVLDPARIFAFHLDDVEDVAKEAITDARRLLPGQGIVPLDDICVRLKNIGYDGPCSIELFRPEYWEWDPRKLAVKARAAAMSILSPHFQVA; this comes from the coding sequence ATGCTATTGGGCTTTCACGGCGCCACCACAATGACGTCCGACCTGCAGACAGACATACAGGTTTCCGCTTTTGCCGGCTTCAAGGCACTGGAGCTTTGGGCTGCCAAGATCGATCGCTATCTGGAAGACCACCCGATATCAGACTTGAAGGCACTGCTCGATGGCCATGGTGTCGCTCCCATGGCCGTCAATTCCATCGAGTTCATCGCCTTCCGCGGCGCTGAGTATGCTCAAATCCAGCACCGTTGCCGCCAATTGAGCGAGATTGCCCAGGCCATTGGCTGCCCCGCCGTGGTCGTCGTTCCCAGCCCGATCCCCAGCCACGAAACAACGTGGGAGGCGATCGTCGAGGAGTACGTCACCGTGTTGCGCGACCTGGCCGATATCGCCGCACCGTACGGCGTCAAACTAACCTTTGAGTCGCTGGGTTTCGGCTGGTGTACTGTACGCACACCTCGCGGGGCCTGGGAAATCGTCCAGAAGACGGGGCGGGACAACGTCGGCCTGACGGTCGACTGCGCCCATTTCTACGGCGGAGGCGGCCTACTCAGCGAACTCGACGTCCTGGATCCGGCCAGGATCTTCGCCTTCCACCTGGACGACGTCGAGGATGTGGCCAAAGAGGCCATCACCGATGCCCGACGCCTTCTGCCCGGTCAGGGCATCGTGCCACTGGACGATATCTGCGTCCGGTTGAAGAACATCGGCTACGACGGACCCTGCTCCATTGAGCTGTTCCGTCCCGAGTACTGGGAGTGGGACCCCCGGAAACTGGCGGTGAAGGCGCGAGCGGCAGCCATGTCGATCCTCTCGCCCCATTTTCAGGTTGCGTAG
- a CDS encoding extracellular solute-binding protein → MRTRFPILLSLLLALGMVLAACVVPAAPVAPAEPAPAEPAAAEPEPAAPEGENIVFAALTGVEIEGIKAVIPEWEAQTGNTVEVVELPYASLQEKVFTDVQAGAGSYDVIFIDDPWFPFLAGNGYLTPLSEFGYEVDSDFVQRSLDVSTWPPPFGPLTPGTDPAAEGEIYALPSLGNVQLFWYRNDIITEEPETIDELIAVLNEQADPDNGLYGYVHRASRGNPVVTNFNAWNWSFGGDIFDDEWNVVVNGPKSVAALQTLIDLLPLAPLGAANFNADEVGASMLNGSSLAAIVWPAFNVQIDDPTKSAVSGQIAVIPFPKGEIQTSQIGNWLLAIPTASQYKEAAFDFIKFATGADVMKSAALAGAPPTRKSVFEDPELMEKFWWYPAHQQALANATWRPRTPEWNQVEDVLGTYLSKAITGEMDAQSALDQAAEEITAVMERAGYYE, encoded by the coding sequence ATGAGAACCCGATTCCCTATCCTGCTTAGCCTGCTGCTAGCCCTTGGCATGGTCCTGGCAGCGTGCGTTGTCCCCGCCGCACCGGTTGCGCCTGCTGAGCCCGCGCCGGCCGAACCGGCTGCCGCCGAGCCCGAGCCAGCGGCACCGGAGGGCGAGAACATTGTCTTTGCCGCTCTCACAGGCGTTGAAATCGAGGGCATCAAGGCGGTCATTCCCGAGTGGGAAGCGCAGACCGGCAACACCGTGGAGGTCGTTGAGCTGCCCTACGCCAGCCTGCAGGAGAAGGTCTTCACCGACGTGCAGGCCGGTGCCGGCAGCTACGACGTGATCTTCATCGACGACCCCTGGTTCCCCTTCCTGGCCGGCAACGGCTACCTGACGCCTCTCTCCGAGTTCGGCTACGAGGTGGACAGCGACTTCGTGCAGCGCTCGCTGGATGTCTCCACCTGGCCGCCGCCCTTCGGCCCGCTCACCCCGGGTACCGATCCTGCGGCTGAAGGCGAGATCTACGCGCTGCCTTCCCTGGGCAACGTCCAGCTATTCTGGTACCGCAACGATATAATCACCGAGGAGCCCGAGACCATCGACGAGCTGATCGCCGTCCTCAACGAGCAAGCTGATCCGGACAACGGTCTGTATGGCTACGTCCACCGAGCCTCCCGGGGCAACCCCGTGGTCACCAACTTCAACGCCTGGAATTGGTCCTTCGGCGGTGACATCTTCGACGACGAGTGGAACGTGGTGGTCAACGGTCCCAAGTCCGTGGCCGCCTTGCAGACCCTCATCGACTTGCTGCCGCTGGCCCCGCTCGGCGCAGCCAACTTCAATGCTGACGAGGTGGGTGCGTCCATGTTAAACGGATCCTCCCTGGCAGCTATCGTCTGGCCGGCCTTCAACGTACAGATCGACGACCCCACCAAGTCGGCCGTGTCGGGCCAGATCGCCGTGATTCCCTTCCCCAAGGGTGAGATACAGACCTCGCAGATCGGCAACTGGCTGCTGGCGATCCCCACGGCCTCCCAGTACAAGGAGGCCGCCTTCGACTTCATCAAGTTCGCCACCGGCGCCGACGTGATGAAGAGCGCCGCGCTGGCCGGTGCTCCGCCGACCCGCAAGAGCGTTTTCGAGGATCCGGAGCTGATGGAGAAGTTCTGGTGGTACCCGGCCCACCAGCAGGCCCTGGCCAACGCCACCTGGCGTCCGCGTACGCCGGAATGGAACCAGGTTGAGGATGTTCTGGGCACCTATCTATCCAAGGCCATCACCGGCGAGATGGATGCCCAGTCAGCACTGGACCAAGCCGCCGAGGAAATCACGGCGGTGATGGAACGCGCCGGCTATTACGAATAA
- a CDS encoding sugar ABC transporter permease, which yields MASTVTDVPETMLPPPLPWYRKLTGDWFPYLLLAPAVITLASLTIYPFIYSIYISLFRYRGGMRMDFIGLGNYTRLLTDAQFWNSMRVVILFTVIAVALEFVLGMALALFLSQSIKLRGLWRSLVIVPMMLTPVVVGVMWRLMLNPGIGIVNFFLVTIGLQPVGWLSTGSWAFVSIVLVDVWNWTPFMFLILLAGLESLPVEPFEAARIDGAKPVRIFLDHTLPLMKPAILVALLIRTMDCLRIFDQIFILTQGGPGNSTEVASLYLYKTAFKFFDQGYAAAGLFVLMVAVNIISIFYVRSLTLQEEV from the coding sequence ATGGCCTCAACCGTGACAGACGTCCCTGAAACAATGCTACCGCCACCGCTACCCTGGTATAGAAAGTTAACCGGCGATTGGTTTCCCTATCTGCTGCTAGCGCCGGCGGTTATCACTCTGGCCTCTTTAACGATCTATCCCTTCATTTACTCCATCTACATCAGTCTGTTTCGATACCGGGGTGGCATGCGGATGGATTTCATCGGGCTGGGCAACTATACGCGCCTGCTGACCGACGCCCAGTTCTGGAATTCGATGCGCGTCGTGATCCTTTTCACGGTTATTGCGGTGGCCCTGGAATTCGTGCTCGGCATGGCGCTGGCGCTCTTTCTGAGCCAGAGCATCAAGCTACGTGGCCTCTGGCGGTCACTGGTTATCGTGCCCATGATGCTCACGCCGGTGGTGGTCGGCGTGATGTGGCGGCTGATGCTTAACCCTGGCATTGGGATTGTCAACTTTTTCCTCGTGACTATCGGCCTGCAGCCGGTGGGATGGCTGAGCACCGGATCCTGGGCCTTTGTATCGATCGTGTTGGTCGACGTGTGGAACTGGACGCCGTTCATGTTCTTGATTCTGTTGGCCGGTCTCGAGTCCCTGCCCGTCGAGCCCTTCGAGGCGGCCCGCATAGACGGCGCCAAACCTGTGCGAATCTTCCTGGATCATACGCTGCCGTTGATGAAGCCCGCCATCCTGGTGGCCTTACTGATCCGCACCATGGATTGCCTGCGCATCTTCGACCAGATATTCATCCTCACCCAGGGCGGACCGGGCAATTCGACCGAGGTTGCCAGCCTCTATCTGTACAAAACGGCATTCAAGTTTTTTGATCAGGGTTACGCAGCGGCCGGCCTATTCGTGCTGATGGTTGCCGTCAACATCATCAGTATATTTTACGTGCGGTCCCTGACGCTGCAAGAGGAGGTTTGA
- a CDS encoding carbohydrate ABC transporter permease has translation MNRSATDWLKSGIKYIVLLVIIFFVLFPIYWMVATSFKTRLELTSWPPTLIPQNFTWENYQKAFLGRPFPKYMLNSAIVVGISTTVALVIGSLAGYSLARFPMTPRFKQNVSFWILSTRMIPPIVTIIPIFLIFKNLHLLNSYLGLSIVYIGFALPFATWMMRAFIQEVPVDLEEAALVDGDTRLTAFFRIVLPLAAPGLAATAVFSIIVLWNEFLFALILTTTSKTITLPVGIAGLVSQYELLWGEMGAAGTVAIIPILIFALAVQRYLVRGLTMGAVK, from the coding sequence ATGAACAGGAGCGCCACGGACTGGCTGAAGAGCGGAATCAAATATATAGTTCTGCTGGTGATCATCTTCTTCGTTTTGTTTCCCATCTACTGGATGGTCGCGACCTCGTTCAAGACCCGCCTGGAGCTCACCAGTTGGCCACCGACGCTGATCCCGCAGAATTTCACCTGGGAAAACTACCAGAAGGCTTTTCTAGGACGACCGTTTCCCAAATACATGCTGAACAGCGCCATCGTGGTGGGGATATCGACGACAGTTGCCCTGGTAATCGGCTCGCTGGCCGGCTACAGCCTGGCCCGCTTTCCCATGACGCCTCGCTTCAAGCAGAATGTCTCCTTCTGGATCCTCTCGACTCGCATGATCCCGCCCATCGTGACCATCATCCCCATCTTCCTGATCTTCAAGAACCTACACCTGCTGAACAGCTACCTGGGCCTGTCCATCGTCTACATCGGCTTTGCTCTGCCCTTCGCCACCTGGATGATGCGGGCGTTCATTCAGGAAGTGCCTGTGGACCTGGAAGAGGCCGCGCTGGTGGATGGGGACACGCGCTTGACGGCCTTCTTTCGCATCGTCTTGCCCCTGGCAGCGCCGGGTCTGGCTGCCACAGCCGTGTTCTCCATCATCGTGCTGTGGAACGAGTTCCTCTTCGCTCTCATCTTGACTACCACCTCCAAGACCATCACGCTGCCCGTGGGCATTGCCGGTCTGGTCTCCCAGTATGAGCTGCTGTGGGGTGAGATGGGTGCAGCCGGCACGGTGGCCATCATCCCGATCCTGATATTCGCCCTGGCAGTGCAGCGTTACCTGGTGCGGGGCTTAACTATGGGAGCTGTCAAATAG
- a CDS encoding ABC transporter ATP-binding protein: MDLRYERVTKKFGSVVALDDFNLHIEDGEFMVMLGPSGCGKTTALRCLAGLEKPTSGIIRIGERIVNNLEPRDRDISLVFQSYALYPHLTVGENIMYPLRIRKVPKAERQQMAQEVADRLQIGELLNRRPRELSGGQRQRVALARAIVRDPVAFLMDEPLSNLDAKLRVHMRAELKHLQKSLGTTTLYVTHDQTEAMTMADRVAVLRDGLLQQVGTINDIYYRPVNLFVATFVGSPAMNVIPIQYDPGARQFVMPTDFAYEARPLLDRFAVDGGQAGRYLLGVRSENISISLEETPSGVPSSIYALEPMGNEVLVAVDVGELRLIIRAEPMFQAAIRERCWLDFDQRLVHLFDEKSEQRLAES, encoded by the coding sequence ATGGACCTTCGATATGAACGTGTCACCAAGAAATTCGGTAGCGTCGTGGCTCTCGACGACTTCAACTTGCACATCGAGGACGGCGAGTTCATGGTGATGCTCGGCCCCTCCGGCTGCGGCAAGACGACCGCTCTGCGCTGCCTGGCCGGCCTGGAGAAGCCCACCAGCGGTATCATTCGCATAGGAGAACGGATCGTCAACAACCTGGAGCCGCGGGACCGGGACATCTCGCTGGTCTTCCAAAGTTATGCCCTCTATCCCCACCTGACGGTCGGCGAGAACATCATGTACCCCCTGAGGATCCGCAAGGTTCCCAAAGCGGAGAGGCAGCAGATGGCCCAGGAGGTTGCCGACAGGCTCCAAATTGGCGAGCTGCTGAACCGGCGGCCAAGGGAGCTTTCGGGCGGCCAGCGGCAGCGAGTAGCCCTGGCGCGGGCTATCGTGCGCGATCCGGTCGCCTTCCTGATGGACGAGCCTCTATCCAACCTCGATGCCAAGCTTCGGGTCCACATGCGCGCTGAGCTCAAGCATTTGCAGAAAAGCCTGGGCACGACCACCTTGTACGTCACCCACGATCAGACGGAAGCCATGACCATGGCCGACCGGGTTGCGGTCCTGCGGGATGGCCTGCTCCAGCAGGTGGGCACTATCAACGACATCTACTACCGCCCCGTCAATCTCTTCGTCGCTACCTTCGTTGGCAGCCCGGCCATGAATGTCATCCCGATTCAGTATGATCCGGGCGCCAGACAGTTCGTGATGCCGACCGATTTCGCCTATGAAGCCCGGCCGCTGCTCGATCGTTTCGCCGTGGATGGCGGGCAGGCAGGCCGTTATCTCCTGGGCGTCCGTTCGGAGAACATCTCGATTTCCCTGGAGGAGACCCCGTCCGGCGTCCCCTCCTCGATTTATGCCTTGGAGCCCATGGGCAACGAGGTGCTGGTGGCCGTCGATGTCGGCGAGTTGAGGCTGATTATCAGAGCCGAGC